The segment CTTGCCGTCTTGGCGCGGTCGACCGTCTGAATCTTGCCGTGCTTGACCAACCGGTTCTGGCGTCGGTCTACGGTGGTCCCATCCCTGTCGAACAGCGCCAGCATGGACTGGTTCCGCTCGCGGCCACGTTCCGGGTGCGCCTGGAGTCGTGCGACACGGAGGTGGCGCCGGTCAGGGAAATGGCGGGCCTCGCGCGTATCGATGGCGAGCGGCACAGTCTTCTTGGCGATGCCGCGCGGCGGTTTTTCGTGGCGCTCAGACGCGAGGCGGGGCTGTGATGGCCTGGCGGATCGATCAGCATTTCACCACTTCGGGAGGGGAATATGGCGGCGTTTATGCAAACCTCTTCGTTGGCGCGCAGCGTGACGTTGCGCCCGGCAAGGCAAAGTGACGAGCCTTTCATCGCGCAGGTTTACCGCGCGGCCAGACCGGATCTTCTGTTGATCGACGCGGAGCCCGATTTTGTCCGTATGGTTCAGGATCAGCAGTGGAACGCGATGCGGCAGGGCGCGGGCGAGCACTCGCCGGATGCGATGCATTTTATCGTGGAAAAGACCGGGGCCGGGATCGGCGCCGTGATGGTGGATTTCGGCCACAATGAGGTTCGCCTGCTTTTTCTCGGGCTGCTCCCCGAGGCGCGCGGCAAGGGGTACGCCAGGGATGTCCTGGCCGGCCTGCAGCAGGCGGCAAGACAGGTTTGCACGCCACTGGCGGTCGTGGCCTGGCATGACAATCTCCCCGCGAAGAGGCTGTATCGGGCCATGGGGTTCGTTCCCGAGGAAAGCGGGCCGGTCGCCGACAAGCTGGTGTGGTATCCGGCGCCCCCGGAGGGGCTGCCGGGCATCAGTTGAACGGCAATTGGAAATAGGCGAAGGCCGGATCCCGGCCCGCCGGGATGACGCGGCCGATCCAGACCTGCTCCAGTGCCGGTCCCGGCTTGTCCGGCGCCGTGAAAGAAAGCCGCCCGACGGCATCGGCGAGAACTGTCGGTTCTTCGCTGACCAGCGCGACAACGAACGGGGTGCGGCCGGCCGGCTTGCGTGGCAGGCGCGCGAGCGGTCTGAGTTCGACCGCCTGGATGGTCAGACGCAGGGTGGTGCCCTGCGAGCACTCGAAAAGGCAGGTTTGGCCGAGTCGTTTTGTGAACTCGTCGGCGCAGACGGTGGATAGCATGGCGGTTCTGCCCCCGTGCGACGGTTACGGACGGACCGGGTAAAGCCCGTTGATGGCGATACAGAAATTGAGCGCCAGGAACGGATTGAGCACGGACACCGGGGTATTTCCGCCTGTCGCGTCGGTTGCGCCGGAAACGGACAGACCCTTCACCGCGACCGGGTTGTTCAGGGCCGTCGACCAGATGGTGGCCAGTCCCGTGCCGGCTCCCGAGGCGCCAAGGTAAGGATTGGCGGCGGAGGGGGCGCTGGCCGGCGTGGTCGGAGTGGGCGTGCCCGCCGCCTGGAAGGCGACCTGCATGGCGGAGCTGGTATGCGTATGGACCGGCAGATTGGCGATGGAGAGCGAGGCGCTTTGCTGCCCTCCGTTCTGACCGGGATTATAGGCGGGAAGATTGAACGCGGGTTGCGCCGGTCCGGTACCGATGGGCATGCGGGCCGTCAGGTTGGGCAGCATGAAATTTTGCGATCCATTGCCGCCATAGAGCGTGCCCAGCAAAGAAAACAACGCCTGGTACTGCGATACCTGGTAGGTTTGGCCCTGGCACATCGCCCAGTCCTGCGGGGCGTAGTTGAAGGCGAAGATCGTGATCGTACCCATGTAGGCTTCCATGCGCTTACCTCCGGTAATGGCCCTGTCCGGGCCTCAGTCGGGTGCGGGGCCTGATTCGGTTGCCCGCGTGCCATACCGGTGTAGATCACTCTCCGCTTAATTCAACTGGCATTTATGCTGGTTGATTGGCGGCAAGGGCGAAAAGGGGAGCCGGGCTCCCCTTCGCCGTTAGGCGTGCGCGCTTTCCCGGATCAAGTGATCGAATGCGCCCAGAGCGGCTTTCGCGCCTTCTCCCATGGCGACGATGATCTGTTTGTAAGGCACATCCGTGACATCGCCGGCGGCGAATACGCCGGGAGCCGAGGTGTCCTGATGACGGCCGGTGACGATTTCCCCACGGCCGGTCAGCTCGATACTGCCCTTGAGCCAATCGGTGTTCGGCAGCAATCCGATCTGTACGAAGATCCCTTCCAGCGCCAGTTTACGTGTCTCGCCATTCGTGCGGTCGGTGTACACGAGCCCGTCGACTTTCGCGCCGTCGCCCGTCACTTCGGTGGTTTGCGCGTTCAGAATCACGGTGACATTGGGCAGGCTTTTCAGTTTGGCCTGCAGCACGGCGTCGGCGCGCATGGCGTCGCCGAACTCCAGCAGCGTGACATGCGAGGCGAGCCCCGCCAGGTCGATCGCGGCTTCCACGCCCGAATTGCCTCCGCCGACCACCGCCACGCGCTTGCCCTTGAAGAGCGGACCGTCGCAATGCGGGCAGTAGGCGACGCCCTTGTTGCGGTACTGCTGTTCTCCCGGAACATTCATTTCGCGCCAGCGCGCGCCGGTGGCCACGATCACGCTCCTGGCTTTGAGCGCGACGCCGCTTTCCAGTCCGATCTCCACGAATCCGCTGACACTGTCGGCGGCCGGGATCAGGCGCGTCGCGCGCTGCAGATTCATGATGTCCACATCGTAATCCTTGACGTGCTGCTCCAGGGCGGTGGCCAGTTTCGGTCCTTCGGTTTCCTTGACCGAAATGAAGTTTTCAATGCCCAGGGTGTCGAGCACCTGCCCGCCGAAGCGATCCGCCACCACGCCGGTGCGGATGCCCTTGCGCGCGGCGTAGATCGCCGCCGCCGCGCCGGCCGGTCCGCCGCCAACCACGAGGACGTCGAACGGGGCCTTGTCGGCGAGTTTGGCCGCTTCGCGTTCCGCGCTGCCGCTATCGAGCCGCGCGACGATCTCTTCCAGCCCCATCCGGCCCTGGCCGAATGGCTCGCCGTTCAGGAAAACGGTCGGAACCGACATGATCTGGCGGGAGGCGACCTCGTCCTGGAACAGCGCGCCGTCGACCATGGTGTGGCGGATGGACGGATTGATGGCCGCCATCAGGTTCAGCGCTTGTACCACGTCCGGACAGTTCTGGCAGGACAAGGAGATATATGTTTCGAACACCAGATCGCCGGGCAGGGCGGCGATCTGTTCGATGAGCTCGCGGGACGCCTTGGACGGATGGCCGCCCACCTGCAGCAGGGCCAGGACGAGCGAAGTGAATTCATGGCCCATCGGCACGCCGGCGAAGGCGATGCGCGCATCCGGCCGGCCGGGCTGTCCGACCGTGAACGACGGCTTGCGCGCAGCCTGTCCGTCAAAGCGCGCGACCACCTTGTCGGACAGCCCGG is part of the Paludibacterium paludis genome and harbors:
- a CDS encoding GNAT family N-acetyltransferase encodes the protein MQTSSLARSVTLRPARQSDEPFIAQVYRAARPDLLLIDAEPDFVRMVQDQQWNAMRQGAGEHSPDAMHFIVEKTGAGIGAVMVDFGHNEVRLLFLGLLPEARGKGYARDVLAGLQQAARQVCTPLAVVAWHDNLPAKRLYRAMGFVPEESGPVADKLVWYPAPPEGLPGIS
- a CDS encoding phage tail protein; the protein is MEAYMGTITIFAFNYAPQDWAMCQGQTYQVSQYQALFSLLGTLYGGNGSQNFMLPNLTARMPIGTGPAQPAFNLPAYNPGQNGGQQSASLSIANLPVHTHTSSAMQVAFQAAGTPTPTTPASAPSAANPYLGASGAGTGLATIWSTALNNPVAVKGLSVSGATDATGGNTPVSVLNPFLALNFCIAINGLYPVRP
- the ahpF gene encoding alkyl hydroperoxide reductase subunit F; protein product: MLDTTIKTQLKSYLANLRHTIELIASLGDGAKDTEVRELLTDLAGLSDKVVARFDGQAARKPSFTVGQPGRPDARIAFAGVPMGHEFTSLVLALLQVGGHPSKASRELIEQIAALPGDLVFETYISLSCQNCPDVVQALNLMAAINPSIRHTMVDGALFQDEVASRQIMSVPTVFLNGEPFGQGRMGLEEIVARLDSGSAEREAAKLADKAPFDVLVVGGGPAGAAAAIYAARKGIRTGVVADRFGGQVLDTLGIENFISVKETEGPKLATALEQHVKDYDVDIMNLQRATRLIPAADSVSGFVEIGLESGVALKARSVIVATGARWREMNVPGEQQYRNKGVAYCPHCDGPLFKGKRVAVVGGGNSGVEAAIDLAGLASHVTLLEFGDAMRADAVLQAKLKSLPNVTVILNAQTTEVTGDGAKVDGLVYTDRTNGETRKLALEGIFVQIGLLPNTDWLKGSIELTGRGEIVTGRHQDTSAPGVFAAGDVTDVPYKQIIVAMGEGAKAALGAFDHLIRESAHA